One Tenrec ecaudatus isolate mTenEca1 chromosome 12, mTenEca1.hap1, whole genome shotgun sequence DNA segment encodes these proteins:
- the TAOK2 gene encoding serine/threonine-protein kinase TAO2 isoform X1: MPAGGRAGSLKDPDVAELFFKDDPEKLFSDLREIGHGSFGAVYFARDVRSSEVVAIKKMSYSGKQSNEKWQDIIKEVRFLQKLRHPNTIQYRGCYLREHTAWLVMEYCLGSASDLLEVHKKPLQEVEIAAVTHGALQGLAYLHSHNMIHRDVKAGNILLSEPGLVKLGDFGSAAIMAPANSFVGTPYWMAPEVILAMDEGQYDGKVDVWSLGITCIELAERKPPLFNMNAMSALYHIAQNESPVLQSGHWSEYFRNFVDSCLQKIPQDRPTSEVLLKHRFVLRERPPTVIMDLIQRTKDAVRELDNLQYRKMKKILFQEAPNGPGAEAPEEEEEAEPYMHRAGTLTSLESSHSVPSMSISASSQSSSVNSLADASDNEEEEEEEEEEEEEEEEGPEAREMAMMQEGEHTVTSHSSIIHRLPGSDNLYDDPYQPEMSPGPLPPPAAPAPTSTTSSARRRAYCRNRDHFATIRTASLVSRQIQEHEQDSALREQLSGYKRMRRQHQKQLLALESRLRGEREEHSARLQRELEAQRAGFGAEAEKLSRRHQAIGEKEARAAQTEERKFQQHILGQQKKELAALLEAQKRTYKLRKEQLKEQELQENPSTPKREKAEWLLRQKEQLQQCQAEEEAGLLRRQRQYFELQCRQYKRKMLLARHSLDQDLLREDLNKKQTQKDLECALLLRQHEATRELELRQLQAVQRTRAELTRLQHQTELGNQLEYNKRREQELRQKHAAQVRQQPKSLKVRAGQRPPGLPPLIPGALGPPCTGTPRDKQPCPPGQEAVLDQRMLGKEEEEAVPERRILGKEGASLEPEERRIVGEESGTPSPNPQDCRGLPDEEAWGLPREEVEELRVLSLTPQERSIVGQEEAGPWKLWGKEVEGLLDEEFELGWVQTPPLTPVPEEEEEEEEGAPIGTPRDPGDGCPSPDIPPEPPPFYLRPGLASQLPGHLSHGLLASLSFAVGSSTGLLPLLLLLPLLAAQGGGGLQAALLALEVGLVGLGASYLLLCTALHLPPNLFLLLAQGTTLGAVLGLSWRRGLVGVPLGLGAAWLLAWPGLVLPLAAVAAGRKWVQQQGPRLRRGISRLWLRALLRLSPLAFRALQGCGAVGDRGLFALYPKTNKGGFRSRLPVPGPRRGSPRAAQHPLALLARFWALCKGWNWHLARASQGLASRLPPWALHTLASWGLLRGERPSRIPRLLPRSQRRLGTPASHHLPPGTLAGRRPRARQSRALPPWR; this comes from the exons ATGCCGGCCGGGGGCCGGGCTGGGAGCCTGAAGGACCCTGACGTGGCTGAGCTCTTCTTCAAGGATGACCCCGAAAAGCTCTTCTCTGACCTGCGGGAAATTGGCCATGGCAGCTTTGGGGCCGTGTACTTT GCCCGGGACGTCCGCAGCAGTGAGGTTGTGGCTATCAAGAAGATGTCCTACAGCGGGAAGCAGTCCAATGAG AAATGGCAAGACATCATCAAGGAGGTGCGGTTCCTGCAGAAATTGCGGCATCCCAACACCATTCAGTATCGGGGCTGTTACCTGAGGGAGCACACGGCTTGG CTGGTGATGGAGTATTGCTTGGGCTCAGCTTCGGATCTCCTAGAAG TGCACAAGAAGCCCCTGCAGGAGGTGGAGATCGCAGCTGTGACCCACGGAGCCCTTCAGGGCCTGGCCTATCTGCACTCAcacaacatgatccacag GGACGTGAAGGCTGGAAATATCCTGCTCTCGGAGCCAGGCCTGGTGAAGCTGGGGGACTTCGGCTCTGCAGCCATCATGGCGCCTGCCAACTCCTTTGTGGGCACCCCGTACTG GATGGCACCGGAAGTGATCCTGGCCATGGACGAGGGGCAGTATGATGGCAAAGTGGACGTCTGGTCCTTGGGGATAACCTGTATCGAGCTGG CGGAACGGAAACCACCACTGTTCAACATGAACGCGATGAGTGCCTTATACCACATTGCACAGAATGAGTCCCCCGTGCTCCAGTCAGGACACTG GTCTGAGTACTTCCGGAATTTTGTCGACTCTTGTCTCCAGAAAATCCCTCAAGATAGGCCAACCTCAGAGGTGCTGCTGAAG CATCGCTTTGTGCTCCGGGAACGGCCGCCCACTGTCATCATGGACCTGATCCAGCGGACCAAGGATGCTGTGCGCGAGCTGGACAACCTGCAGTACCGCAAGATGAAGAAGATCCTGTTCCAGGAGGCCCCCAATGGCCCTGGGGCTGAGGccccagaggaggaggag GAGGCAGAGCCCTACATGCACCGGGCTGGGACACTGACCAGTCTGGAGAGCAGCCACTCCGTGCCCAGCATGTCCATCAGCGCCTCCAGCCAGAGCAGCTCGGTCAACAGTCTTGCGGATGCATCAGACaacgaggaagaggaggaggaagaagaagaggaggaagaggaggaagaagaaggccCTGAGGCCCGGGAGATGGCCATGATGCAGGAGGGCGAGCACACAGTCACCTCCCACAGCTCCATCATCCACCGGCTGCCG GGTTCTGACAACCTATATGATGACCCCTACCAGCCAGAGATGAGCCCAGGCCCCCTCCCACCACCCGCGGCCCCAgcgcccacctccaccacctcttctGCCCGCCGCCGGGCCTACTGCCGTAACCGGGACCACTTTGCCACCATCCGAACAGCCTCCCTG GTGAGCCGTCAGATCCAGGAGCATGAGCAGGACTCGGCCCTCCGGGAGCAGCTGAGCGGCTATAAGCGAATGAGGCGGCAGCACCAGAAGCAGCTGCTAGCCCTGGAGTCCCGGCTGCGGGGCGAGCGGGAGGAGCACAGCGCGCGGCTGCAGCGGGAGCTCGAGGCCCAGAGGGCAGGCTTTGGGGCAGAGGCCGAGAAGCTGTCCCGCCGCCACCAGGCCATCGGCGAGAAGGAGGCGCGGGCCGCCCAGACAGAGGAGCGCAAGTTCCAGCAGCACATCCTGGGGcagcagaagaaagagctggcagcCCTGCTGGAGGCACAGAAGCGCACCTACAAGCTTCGCAAGGAGCAGCTGAAGGAG CAGGAGCTCCAGGAGAACCCCAGCACCCCAAAGCGGGAGAAGGCTGAGTGGCTGCTGCGGCAGAAGGAGCAGCTGCAGCAGTGCCAGGCGGAGGAGGAGGCTGGGCTGCTGCGGCGGCAGCGCCAGTACTTTGAGCTGCAGTGTCGCCAGTACAAACGCAAGATGCTGCTGGCTCGCCACAGCCTGGACCAGGACCTGCTGCGGGAG gACTTGAACAAGAAGCAGACTCAGAAGGACTTGGAGTGCGCCCTGCTGCTGCGGCAGCACGAGGCCACCCGGGAGCTGGAGCTCCGGCAGCTCCAGGCCGTGCAGCGCACGCGGGCCGAGCTCACGCGCCTGCAGCACCAGACGGAGCTGGGCAACCAGCTGGAGTACAACAAGCGGCGGGAGCAGGAGTTGCGGCAGAAGCACGCGGCCCAAGTCCGCCAGCAGCCCAAGAGCCTCAAAGTACGTGCCGGCCAGCGCCCCCCGGGCCTTCCGCCCCTCATTCCCGGGGCTCTGGGACCACCCTGCACAGGCACCCCTAGAGACAAGCAGCCCTGCCCACCTGGCCAGGAGGCAGTCCTGGACCAAAGGAtgctgggaaaggaggaggaggaagcagttCCAGAGAGAAGGATTCTGGGAAAGGAAGGGGCCTCCTTGGAGCCAGAGGAGCGGAGGATTGTGGGGGAAGAATCAGGAACTCCTAGTCCCAATCCACAAGACTGTAGGGGTCTGCCTGatgaggaagcttggggtctacccagggaggaggtggaggagcttAGAGTCCTGTCCCTGACGCCCCAGGAGAGGAGCATCGTGGGCCAAGAGGAGGCTGGCCCGTGGAAGCTGTGGGGGAAGGAGGTGGAGGGCCTCCTGGATGAGGAGTTTGAACTTGGCTGGGTTCAGACCCCACCTCTGACCCCAGtgcctgaggaggaggaggaagaggaggaaggagcTCCAATTGGAACCCCAAGGGATCCTGGGGATGGCTGTCCCTCCCCAGACATACCCCCCGAACCTCCTCCATTTTATCTGAGGCCTGGGCTTGCCAGCCAGCTCCCTGGCCACCTGTCCCACGGCCTCTTGGCCAGCCTCTCCTTTGCAGTGGGCTCTTCCACCGGCCttttgcctctgctgctgctgctcccacTACTGGCAGcccagggtgggggtggcctGCAGGCAGCCCTGCTAGCCCTTGAGGTGGGGCTGGTGGGCCTGGGGGCCTCCTACCTGTTGCTCTGTACAGCTCTGCATCTGCCTCCCAACCTGTTCCTGCTGCTGGCTCAGGGCACCACCCTCGGGGCTGTCTTGGGCCTAAGCTGGCGCCGGGGCCTTGTGGGTGTGCCTCTGGGACTTGGGGCTGCCTGGCTTCTGGCCTGGCCGGGCCTGGTGCTGCCCTTGGCGGCTGTGGCAGCCGGGCGCAAGTGGGTGCAGCAGCAGGGTCCCCGGTTGCGCCGGGGCATCTCTCGCCTCTGGTTGCGGGCTCTGCTGCGCCTCTCACCCCTGGCCTtccgggccctgcaggggtgtggGGCGGTGGGGGACCGTGGCCTGTTTGCGCTCTACCCTAAGACCAATAAGGGTGGCTTCCGCAGCCGTCTCCCTGTTCCCGGGCCCCGGCGGGGTAGTCCCCGTGCTGCCCAGCACCCACTGGCCCTTTTGGCCAGATTCTGGGCCCTGTGCAAGGGCTGGAACTGGCACCTGGCACGGGCCAGCCAAGGCTTAGCCTCCCGCCTGCCCCCCTGGGCTCTCCACACACTGGCCAGCTGGGGCCTGCTTCGGGGTGAACGGCCCAGCCGAATCCCCCGCCTGCTGCCCCGAAGCCAGCGCCGACTGGGGACCCCTGCCTCTCACCACCTGCCACCAGGGACTCTAGCTGGGCGGAGACCCCGAGCCCGCCAATCCCGGGCCCTCCCTCCCTGGAGGTGA